In Candidatus Moanabacter tarae, the genomic stretch GTGCCACATCGGGATAACGATCTATTCCGAGCGATCCAGCTTCCACATTAGTCGCTTCAGCACGGATACCTAGAACATCTGAACAGTCTTCTTCATTGGCCAGAACAAGATCCACAAACGGCAGAATTTTTCGCATGACCACCTCCGCTAGGTCGCGAGGTTCCATGGAAGGGTCCCATCGCCAGAGCTTCTTACGATAATTGATATCGCAGGAAACTTCGAGTCCCGCTGCTTTCGCTCTTCTTACCGCTTCGAAAGTTGAATCCGCTGCCAGCTTGGAAATGGCAGGGGTGATCCCGGTAACGTGTAACCAGCTTGAATCCTCGAAGATTGGGTCCCATTCGAACTGGGCAGGAGGAGTGAGTGCAATCGATGAGTCATTCCGATCATAGAGCACTGTACCGGGACGTTGGTTAGCTCCAGTTTCGACAAAATAGAGACCTAGTCTCCCATAGTCAGTCATCAAAATGCCACTCGTATCGATCCCAACGGATCTCAAAAAGTCCCTGCAAGCTTGGCCTAGTAGGTTATTCGGAATTGCGGTAACAAACCCGGCCTTTGTACCAAGCATACAAATAGATGCGGCGACATTGGCTTCCCCACCGGCATAGGTCACACTAAAGGATCTCGACTGTCTGATTCTCGAAAAGCCTGGGGTAGCCAGTCGCCCCATAATTTCACCGAATGTTATTATCTTCTTCACTGCAAGGAATCCAAAACAGCCATCATCTTTAATCAAAACCAAGCCGAACCAACAGATCAACCTCAATCTCGGATGCTCAGCTTTTCAATTATAATGTCCCATCTCATCGCATGGCTTTGATGAGTATTCAGTGGTTCAAACCCCACTGATAAGTAACACTTAATCGCTGCAAGCCGCCAGTCATCAGTCTGCAAATGGGCAACTTTAAAACCGGTCTCTTTCAATCTATGAAGGACAGCAACATTGAGCATATAACCCAAAAGTTTCCTACGGTGTGCCTCATGGATTGCAACCATGTGAACCTCTCCAACTCTCTTCTCTTCGATCGCTTTCCGCCAGGCACAAGCACTGCCTACTGGTTCCCTATTAAAAGTTGCAAAAAAAAGACCCTCTCGATCGAACCGAGAATCGTAGATTAGCCTTTCTCGGCACTTTTCGATCGTCCAACCAATTCCAATATTCCCCTCCATAATAGCGCACCAAGCCGCCTCGTCTCCGTCTTTATAGCTTCTCAGGCCATACCCCTGAGGCACAGCTATCTCCGGCAAGTTCTTAAAGTCTGCTCGCAACATCTCCAGCTGCGGTAAAGGAAGACCATCCCCAGAATCTGGATTTTTTTTCAATCTATACTGATTTCTTCTAAAATAAATTTACAGATCCCGCCCATCGGAATCTTGTTCCGGATAAAGTAATCTTTACACAATTAACAGACAAAATTGGAGAAATTTGAGGTGGAACCAGAAATATTCTTTGGGAAATTTTCCTTATTATGGCACATGATTAATCTCTGGCAAATAAACCTAATTAAATCAATGGTTTCGCTGGCACCCTGTGTATCTGGATCGGACATAATCGCTTGTCTCCGCATACACTAAATAAAAATACCCCAGTAATAGAAGCTCCTCTATACCGAGTCTATTTCCCGTATACCTTTAGATGATTTTTCGTTGCTATCCTTGTACTCATTTATAAATTCTCACGAGCAATCCCGTGCACAAATCGTTCCAATCACTGACCTATAGCACCCGCCAACATTCTCAATTCGAGAAGGATGGCTACTTACGTCTTGGTAGGTTACTGTCATCTGATGATCTATCAGACCTCCGCACACGTATTGACGATCTCATGTTGGGCAACCGTATCATAGATGGAATCACTTTCCAGCTCGATGATTCCCACAGCAACCGCTATAAGAACCTCAGTAGCAGGACGAATGGCGCCTCCAAACAAACTCTAGCCTATCGGCGTATCGATGAACTTCACCTTGATCCATTCTTTCTCAGATACATGCAGCACCCCATTTTCCGCGATATCACTCGTCGTTATATTGGAGAAAATGTCTCGATTTTCCGTTCCATGTTTATGAATAAACCCGCCAATGGAGGAACCGAACTGCCTTGGCATCAGGACGTAGGCGCGGGCTGGGGAATCGATTCGGATCCTACCACAACTGTTTGGACAGCTCTTGATGACGCCTCCGTCGCAACCGGATGTATGCAGATTGTCCCTGGAAGCCATCACCTAGGGATCCTAAATCAAGGCCATTTCATCTCAAAGGAGGATCAAATTGCCTACTGTTCTCAGGATCAAATAATCGATCTTGTTGTCCCGGCCGGAGAAGCAATACTGATCCATAACTGGGTCCTACACCGCTCAGGCATTAATAAAACGGGTAACCCGAGGAGGGCCTTCAGTATCGCTTATATGGATGCTGCCACTAGAAGTGTTAAAAGCGGGCAGACATTCCCGGTCATTTTCGGAGAAGGACCGTTCCCTTCCTCCGGAAAATAGCTGGGTACAGAAAGCTTTAAGTCACAAGCAGCCGGCAATTTTACTTTCCGTAGAGATTTTCGAGTGATCACAAAAGCCTTTTCATTTCAGGAGAGATTAATCCAGTTAATTCTTATCTCAACGGTAAACTGAACTGAGTCTAAACTCAGTAAAACTAAGCAAGTAAGTCATTTGGTGCAAAAACCAAATCTCCAACCTTGACAAGAATATCTTAACGAAATGCTTCCTTGTCACTAGTCATCTAGGCGCCCGCTCTCCCAGGATCCAAACCAATTCTCTAGTGTCATTTCAGCCGGAACTTTCTCGAAATGGTAGAAAGTTTCCTGGCCTTGGAAACCTGGAAATAAACTCAGTTTTTTCTGCTGCATAACATCGTCTACAGGCTTGAATCGTTCCCAGATCATCCTAGCCTCCTCTGCAGTGAAACGCTCACTAAGCGGCATTCCCCATTGCAATGTCATTGGATGCACCTGAGTCACCCCCTGCTTCTCGTTTTCAGTAAGAGTTTCCGGATCGCGACAGCAGTGATTATAGATGTGCTTCGCCGTCTTACTTAAACAAATCGTTGATTTTATGACACCCTTATCTCCCCTCTTGGGAAATAGCTCTTCTAACGCGGCAAGATAAGCCTTGGAGTCTTTAGCTATGACTGCTTGGAATGCATCTATAGCATAATCCATATATCCGATAGCCCTTTTATGCCATCGCCTGAAAGTCTCTTGCGCACTGGGTTCTAGGTATTGGATCCAACTCGTGGACTCCCAGTTCGTAAGCCTCGAGAAGCCCCCGTGAATGGTACGTCGAAGCCTGTTCGAATAATTGCTTCCCCAATGCAGAATCGGAAGGATATAGGCAACCCCGTCCCCAGCCTTTAAATGCGTCTGTATGCCACCTGGAACCGCTACACAGGGATCGCGTTTGATAGACTCGTTTTCTTCTTCAGTATTCGGCCGTAAATGACTACCAGGGATAACCCATAAGACATCATCATCGTAAAGTGGAATATTCCACTGAACATAACGAGGTCCAGTCTCAAGGATATCATCAACATAAGCCATCAATGGAGCATTTAGCGGTGGATAAAAGTCACGGTGCCACTTCGCTGGTCCCCGATCCGTCACCGGATTGCACATCATCATCATCTCGGTGGGCGGGCAGTCTTCTTCTGAAATCAGATAACTACTCAACCCATGAACATTTTCGCGCAACCAGAATTCGATTGTGTCTGCTGTTTGCTTGCTATGCAAACCATCCATCCTGTTGATCATTAGTCGTGGCTGGGCGCTTGTCTCCCAAATACCACCAGATGGGTCCCCTGGACGAGCTTCACTGGCCCAGACTTCACGCTGTCTATCAACAAGGATCTCGTGGCTTTTTCTAAGCGTTTCAAGATCACCTGGAGGTATCAACCCACGACAAATCACAAATCCCCGTTCGAGGAATTCATCACGGCTTGCTCTGATCATACTGTAATTATAGCAGTCGAACTTTGGTTGTCGAATCCTGATTTAAATTTGACACGCGTTAATGGAGATTAGTCTCACTTATTCAAATTGCAGAATAGTTATTTTTAGCATTCTAGGGATGGGCAGCACATTCTCCGTAAAAGACAAGGATTAGAACAACTGAGCCCCAATATTCCATTCTCCCTTGGAAAGTTCTTCATCTATCTACCCTATTACGGGGCAGATTAATTAAGCTCGAATGTTAAATAAATCCTCGAAGAAGAAATTTTTGTACTGGCGTTTAAGGATGCATTAATTCAGTACAAATCCGCTTTAAGAATTGGATAAAAAGAGCTAATTAAAGGATCTCCGTCATGCCCAAAAATAACAAAGAAAAGACCCTGAATACTGGACTGGAAGATGCAGAACCCATCAATCCAAAAGACTCGATAAAAGTCACCAAGATTGAAACATTCACTCTCACAAACTCTTGGGTTTTTGTTAAAATTTCGACCGATACAGGAATCGCGGGTTGGGGGGAAATGCTCAAGGATGATGCGAAAGCTTGTGCTGCTGGAGCACTCGAGGTTGCACCCTATTTAGTTGGCAAAGATCCCAGAGCAGTGGTACACCATTGGCAAGCCATCCATAGGGGGGCTTTCTATCGAGGTGGCCCAATCAAGAGCGCAATCTCCTCAGGCATCGATCAGGCCCTCTGGGACATCACAGGAAAGTGTTACGGCGTACCAGTCTACAAGTTATTGGGTGGTCCAACCCGAAAACGGGTTCGGGTCTACGGTACGGTGAGCAAAACCACCGGTGTTAATGCCATGAAAGTCGGACCCAATACCACCCGTCAGGCTTTTAAATACATCGAAGGTCAGAAGTTTGTTGATGAAGTAGCGGAGAGATTCGAAGCACTACGTAATGAACATGGGCCAGAAGTTGACATCGCGATCGACTTTCACGGGGCCGTACAACCACCAACGGCCCTACTACTCATGAAGGCACTGGAGCCTTATCACCCCTGGTTCTATGAGGAGATCGTTCAGGCCCTCAATGTAGGAGTAATGGCCGAACTAGCAAAGAAAACACATATCCCAATCGCAACCGGGGAACGGATATTCACCAAATGGGGTTTTAAGGAGATTCTCGAGAAACGGGCTGCAACTATATTACAGCCGGATGTTTGCTACGCGGGAGGCATAACCGAGATGAAAATCATCGCTGGTATGGCCGAGGCCTATTACACACCCTTGGCCCCCCACAATCCACAAGGCCCCTGTTCCCTAGCTGCAAGCCTACAGATCGCAGGAGCAATTCCAAACTTTCTCATCCAAGAGCGCGGAGACTATGATTACATGGACTTACTAGCAAAACCATTACCGATGGTCACTGAAGGCTATCGCCCGTTACCAAACGAACCAGGTCTAGGAATCACAATCGATGAGGATAAACTCATGGCCCAGGTGGGCGAACCAAAGCCCTATCGCGTTGAATTTGATCCCGATGATGGATCAGTTGTTGACTGGTAAGATGCAACCGACATCAACGACCGTGGTTTTTTCTTTTGTATGGATAAGCATGCAAGTGTAATCGGGGCCAGATAGAGGACTGAAAATGGACAGCAGAAATTGGATACATAATTGTGCAACCAAGGCACAACTAGAGCAATTCGAAGAGCAGGGGTACCTGATAGTTGAAGATGCTTTGACTCCTGACCTCCTAAGCCAAATAAACAAAGCCGTTGACCGAATCTGGAGTAAGGAGCGAAAGGCACAAAACCTGGCCACCGATCAATTACTGGCCAAGTTTCGCACCATAGTCGAAGATGACATCTTTTTGGAACTCCTCGACAACCCCAAAACCTTTCCCCTTCTTTGGGATATTCTCGGCTGGAACATACAGCTATATATCTCGCATTTAATCGTCTACCCACCCGAGCAAAGGAACAGAGAGATAAAACCGGGCCATTGGCACCAGGATGGCGGGCGGCCAGTATGCGAAATGGAACGACCCCAACCGCGGCTATCCCTCAAGGTTAGCTATTGGTTGAGTGATGTGGATACACCCGAAAACGGAGCAATGACGATTATCCCGCGCAGTCATAAATCAGATACAAAGCCTGAAGCTTGCGATACCGGAATAGGCACACTACCAATATGCGTCAAAGCGGGAACCGCCGTTCTTTTCGACCGTCGGATGTGGCATCGGCGCGGGATCAACACTTCCGATGTGACACGACGAGTCCTTTTCTTCGGATACAGCTATCGATGGCTCCGAGGTTTGGACTACAATAATCTGTCGATGCAAATTCTATCGAAATGCGATCCTATTCGCCGTCAACTCCTCGGCGATGGCGTAGATGTAAAAGGGTGGTGGCAACCAACAGAAGAGGATGTACCACTCAAAGGCTGGTTAGAGAAGCATCGTGGCAAGGAATACGTAGCTTCTCTGGATAAAGCATCCAGAGGATAAATTTCTCAACTTTTTATACTCACTTTGCGATACCTTAACATGCCTACTCTCTACTACGTTGGGGATCCAATGTGCTCATGGTGCTGGGGCTTCTCCCGAGTACTTGACGATGTATTGGGAATGCTACCTTCAGGGGTTAATTTACATTATGTCATGGGTGGGCTAGCGCCTGATTCAGACGAACTCATGCCCACTGCTGTACGCAAATACGTCCAAGACAACTGGCGGGAAGTCGCGAAGATAACTAACGCCAAATTCAACTGGGATTTCTGGCAAAAATGTCACCCCCGCCGTTCAACCTATCCTGCCTGCCGGGCCGCTATCGCGGGGGGAAGACAAGGAGCGCTACCGCAAATGTTCCAGGCACTCCAACGCGCCTATTATCTGGAAGCGCGGAATCCGTCCGATACAGAAACCCACTTCGAACTGGCTAGTGAAATAGGTCTTGATATGGGGCGTTTTGCCAAAGACCTGGGCTCCGAATATGTCGAGCGATTACTACAATCAGACTTCACAAAAAAAATCCACATGGGAGTCAACGAATTCCCTACTATGGTCCTAGGAAATGGAAACAATTACACCCTTATCATGCGCGGCTGGGCGAGTTCAAATGAGATCCTTAATTGCTTACGAGAACAACTACGCTGTCAACAACCGCTCCTATAAACGCAAGATTTCGGAAAATGGAAAGAGCCTAAGCGGGACCATACAAAGTTCTTCAGTTCAGCCGAATTTCACTATTGGCTTAATCCATAAAGGTTTTTCACGCAACAGATCGAGCATATCAAAAAACCAAGATTGACGTACCCGATGACATCTAACAAACCAGCTGTAATACAAATCCTGGAACGTGCATAATAGTTACAGCATAGGACTGATTGGCTGCGGAACGATCGCGCCTAACTGGATCAAGGCAGTATCCCAAAAAAAGGAAACTAACATTGAGCTCGTCTATGACCTTGACGAGAATGCTGCTACAAAACGTGCGGGAGAAGCAAACGCGAAAGTTGCCTCAAACCTACACGAGATCATTACTTCCAATAACATTAATCTTGTCATTGTTTGTACACCCACCGGCAGTCATCCCGAGCTTGTGTTTGAAGCCGCAAGAAACAAAAAACACGTAATGTGTGAAAAACCAATGGCCCTTGATCTAAACAGTTGTAAGCAGATGATAAACGCCTGCAACGAAAACGGAGTGAAGTTAGCGATAGGTCACACGCTTCGCTTTAAGGATGCTTTTCTCACATGTCGAAAAATGATTGCCGAAGGCGCCATCGGATCACTCGTCTCGGGCAACATCGACCGTATGGCCGCAACTCAGTTGCCTGATGCATCTTCGTCACTCCCATTCGGTGAAAAAGATCCAAGTCACTGGCGCAGAAATCCCCGCACTTCTGGCGGAATAGCCCTAGAGCTATTCATCCACGAGATCGATATCACGAGAGAACTCTTTGGTGAAGTCTCCTCTGTGATGTGTGAAATGTCAAAAAATGTTGAATATGACGGTCTAATCAGCCCTCAACTCGCAAAAGCCTTGGTATGCTTTGAATCGGGAGCTCTGGTCACAATGCGTACAGGTGGTACCGTTGCGATGCCTACTAAGAATTACTGGATGGCAGGAACCGAAGGTGGTCTCCGTTTCACTGAATGGGGCGGCCCAGTAGAACACTATCGGCACGACCTAGGAAAAATGCAGACAGTTGAATGTGAATCTCTCGAGTCACATTATCTTGAACTTTGCGACCTTATCAATGCTATCGAATCTCGTAACGAGCCAGAAAACAGCGGTATAAATGGCATGCGTAATGTCGCATTAGCTCTGGCCATGTATCAATCCTGTGAATCTGGACGCCGAATCGAATTCACCGATGGCATACCGATCGGTATGCCATTCAACTACCGAAACACACAGTGGTGATTGACAGAAACGTCCTCTAAGCTAGACGATATCCGAGTAGCCTCAGCCAACATACAAATATGTCGTGCTCAGATCACAATTCAGAGAGACCTAAGGCTTTATTACCCCAGGAAATCTCTGGGTGAGATAACTTGAAGGAATCATTTTACTATAAACAATAGATTGGTGATGCAAAGAGCATGAAGTGGACTATTGGCAGCACAACCCGCCCCTATTCTTCAATACCGTTCGTTGATGCTTGCCGTCGCATCGCGGATGCAGGTTACAGCGACGTTGCAGTATTCGGCAATGAAATCACCTCAAAAAGTTCCAACAAGAGGGTTCTAGAGGTCAGGGAAGCTGCTACTAATGTAGGGCTTACACCCTCCATGGTCCTCGGTAGAACAGAGCTTACCCAAGGTCTAGATAAAGGCATCGACGACTTCAAACGCCTCATCGACAATGTTGCTGAAGTTGGAGCTAAATGGCTACTGGACTGCGGAACCAGCAACCCAGATGATTTCGCCAACTTTTATGAACTTATGCGTCGAGTATCACCCCACGCAGAGGCAAGCGGGGTCTCAAT encodes the following:
- the kdgK_2 gene encoding 2-dehydro-3-deoxygluconokinase, which produces MGRLATPGFSRIRQSRSFSVTYAGGEANVAASICMLGTKAGFVTAIPNNLLGQACRDFLRSVGIDTSGILMTDYGRLGLYFVETGANQRPGTVLYDRNDSSIALTPPAQFEWDPIFEDSSWLHVTGITPAISKLAADSTFEAVRRAKAAGLEVSCDINYRKKLWRWDPSMEPRDLAEVVMRKILPFVDLVLANEEDCSDVLGIRAEATNVEAGSLGIDRYPDVARKLVSEFPNVQKVAITLRESVSASHNNWGAMLYIGMEDEALFAPLNNGAYQPYQIRDIVDRVGGGDSFAGGLIFCLNSSEYSEPQIALNFATAASCLKHSIQGDFNFSQKEEVEALMKGSGSGRIVR
- the mshD_2 gene encoding Mycothiol acetyltransferase; translated protein: MLRADFKNLPEIAVPQGYGLRSYKDGDEAAWCAIMEGNIGIGWTIEKCRERLIYDSRFDREGLFFATFNREPVGSACAWRKAIEEKRVGEVHMVAIHEAHRRKLLGYMLNVAVLHRLKETGFKVAHLQTDDWRLAAIKCYLSVGFEPLNTHQSHAMRWDIIIEKLSIRD
- the ectD_7 gene encoding Ectoine dioxygenase, producing the protein MHKSFQSLTYSTRQHSQFEKDGYLRLGRLLSSDDLSDLRTRIDDLMLGNRIIDGITFQLDDSHSNRYKNLSSRTNGASKQTLAYRRIDELHLDPFFLRYMQHPIFRDITRRYIGENVSIFRSMFMNKPANGGTELPWHQDVGAGWGIDSDPTTTVWTALDDASVATGCMQIVPGSHHLGILNQGHFISKEDQIAYCSQDQIIDLVVPAGEAILIHNWVLHRSGINKTGNPRRAFSIAYMDAATRSVKSGQTFPVIFGEGPFPSSGK
- the dgoD_12 gene encoding D-galactonate dehydratase; translation: MPKNNKEKTLNTGLEDAEPINPKDSIKVTKIETFTLTNSWVFVKISTDTGIAGWGEMLKDDAKACAAGALEVAPYLVGKDPRAVVHHWQAIHRGAFYRGGPIKSAISSGIDQALWDITGKCYGVPVYKLLGGPTRKRVRVYGTVSKTTGVNAMKVGPNTTRQAFKYIEGQKFVDEVAERFEALRNEHGPEVDIAIDFHGAVQPPTALLLMKALEPYHPWFYEEIVQALNVGVMAELAKKTHIPIATGERIFTKWGFKEILEKRAATILQPDVCYAGGITEMKIIAGMAEAYYTPLAPHNPQGPCSLAASLQIAGAIPNFLIQERGDYDYMDLLAKPLPMVTEGYRPLPNEPGLGITIDEDKLMAQVGEPKPYRVEFDPDDGSVVDW
- a CDS encoding hypothetical protein (UPF0413 protein YjbH); protein product: MPTLYYVGDPMCSWCWGFSRVLDDVLGMLPSGVNLHYVMGGLAPDSDELMPTAVRKYVQDNWREVAKITNAKFNWDFWQKCHPRRSTYPACRAAIAGGRQGALPQMFQALQRAYYLEARNPSDTETHFELASEIGLDMGRFAKDLGSEYVERLLQSDFTKKIHMGVNEFPTMVLGNGNNYTLIMRGWASSNEILNCLREQLRCQQPLL
- the yjhC_2 gene encoding putative oxidoreductase YjhC; protein product: MHNSYSIGLIGCGTIAPNWIKAVSQKKETNIELVYDLDENAATKRAGEANAKVASNLHEIITSNNINLVIVCTPTGSHPELVFEAARNKKHVMCEKPMALDLNSCKQMINACNENGVKLAIGHTLRFKDAFLTCRKMIAEGAIGSLVSGNIDRMAATQLPDASSSLPFGEKDPSHWRRNPRTSGGIALELFIHEIDITRELFGEVSSVMCEMSKNVEYDGLISPQLAKALVCFESGALVTMRTGGTVAMPTKNYWMAGTEGGLRFTEWGGPVEHYRHDLGKMQTVECESLESHYLELCDLINAIESRNEPENSGINGMRNVALALAMYQSCESGRRIEFTDGIPIGMPFNYRNTQW